DNA sequence from the Leptospira limi genome:
TAGAACCGATCGTACATGCGAACTGACTAAATAGGTAATGAATGAAGGAATTTTGGAAAACACAGATAATGGATTGAATTGGTTAGAGGTAAAACCCGGCTGTCCTTATTCCATACAATTCCGGGTTTTTGTTTCGTGGAACGAGTGAAATCTTAATTCCTTTGTCCGAGGATGGGACCACCAGTTTTTTCCATCATTCTTTCTTTGGTCAAAAACAAATCTTCTCGGTTGTCGGCCGCCATCTCACCCGTTCCATCCAAATAAATGGCTCCTTTCGGACATGCCTCTTCGCATAACCCACAAAAGATGCAACGGAGTAAATTGATTTCAAATTTTTTGGCATATTTATCTTCAGGGTGGAGGTGTTGGCGTTCTGAAGTCACTTCTGCAGCTTCGATGTGAATGGCATTGGCAGGGCAAATCCACATACAACAAAAACAAGCAGTACATCGTTCTCTACCCTGTTCATCTCGTTTCATCGAGTGCATCCCGCGAAACCGAGTGGAATACTGACGTTTTTTATCAGGGTATTCAATCGTTACCTGTTTGTTAAACAAAGCAACTTTTACAAAATGTTTGAGTGTGATCCAAAGGCCTTTGCCTATGGACCAAAAGTAAAATTTTTCATACCAAGAAAACTGGTGTTTTTTGGCTACGTTGACGACATTAACGGTTCCCAACGGATACCTCCATTTTTTTAGTCATCGTATTCAGTATTTGCTCAACAACACCGGCAGAGGTTAACAACCCTTGGATGGGATTCATTGACTTCTCAAAGTTTTGTTTGAGGCCGTTTTTATTGGTAAAACTTCCCTCTCGTTCACAGAAAATTTGAATTGGTGCCGCCAAACTTGCGTTCTTTGCAGCTTCAGTCAAATTGGTATCAAAACAAATCACTTTGTTTGGATCAATTCCTTCTGGAATGGATTCTTTGATGAGGATCACTAAGTCCACCGACCCTTGTTTGACTGCTGAAACAATCCCTGTAATTCCAGAAGGAGTTGTGAGACCTAAGTCAATAGCTCCTTTTGTATTCGGGTGGTTGTCTTTTGTGAGTAAAAAGTCTACTTGTTCAGTTTCTTTATTTTGTGCATCCGTAACACGAGTTTCCCATTGGATGGATTTACCACCTAATGCTTGTGAGAGGGAATTTAGGTTTTGTTTGAGTGTTGCCAAAGTTTCGTTGGATTCGTGAGCTCCACCGAGAACGGCAATGGATTTTGCTTCTTTTAATCGATCAATAATTTTGGAAACCACCACTTGTGATGTGGAATTTTTTCCATTTTCCAAATAACTGAACAAACGATTTTCGTTCATCCAATCCAAATCAAACCGACCTTTGTCACAGAGGAAAAACATTCCTTGTTCAAAATTTTCACGTACCATGTATCGATACATTTTATTGTCTCGTACGTTTGTTGTTACATTACAACCTGTGGAACAACCATGGCATACGGATTTGTGCGATTTGTACCACCAAACACGTGATTTAAAAAGTGTTTTGTTATTAAGAAGGGCTCCCACAGGACAAATGTCTGCAAGGGCACCTTGGTAGTTATGATCAATTGGTTCTGATTTTGCAAGACCAATGATGGAATGGTTCCCTCTTTCAAAAAGGCCTAAGTTAGATTCCCCAACTTTTTCTTCTTCAAACCGCACACAACGATAACAAACGATACATCGATTGTGATTGATGATAAGATTGGTTCCGATTTCTTCTTGAGGGATATTTCGTTTTTCAAATTCAAAACGAGAATGGCCAGACCCAGAACCAAATGCATTGTCTTGCAAACGGCATTCTCCTGCTTTATCGCAAACAGGACAATCTAACGGGTGATTGGCGAGAAGGAATTCCATGGTACCTGCTCGTGCTTCTTTCACACGATCGGATTTGGTAATGATACCCATTCCCTCTTTTACAGGAGTATTACATGCGGCTTGTAGGCGCGGCACACCTTCAATCTCAATGAGACACATACGGCACATACCGACAATGCTCAGAGCTGGGTGGTAACAGAAGTAGGGAATTTCTACTCCTACTTCTTTTGTTGCATCAATGAGGTTTTTCTTTTCGTCGACTTCGTATTCGACTCCGTCTATCTTTATCTTAACCAAAGAACAGACCCCCTAGGTTTGATTAGACTTAGGTCTTTTGATTTTGTCAAACCTTCATTTGGAAATTATATTTACCTCGGAAAGATACGCGTATGGCTGTAAGTCCACTACGTGATTGCTAAAAAATTCGGAATCTACAAACAGGGAACTGGCTCTGATATTGGTCTGTTTTAGAATTTTGCCGATCAAATCATCTAAAATTTGTAAGGCTCGGACTTCATAAAAAAAAGCATTATCGAGATTGATTCTCAAATTGGTGAAACTACCCCTTCCTGCTAAGGTAAGCATAAACCTGTCATAAATCTCGTCTGTGGATTTTTTACCAGGGCAACCTTTGATGTCGAGTTGCATCTGTGAAATGGAAAGTTCCATCACATTGATTTGTAATGGAAATTCCTTTTTATCGATAATGTTTTCGGGTTTGAGTTGTAAGACCTGTGCAATCTTTTCTAGAAGTGCTTGGTTTGCTATAGGTTTTAATAAATAAGCAGTGACATGGCTGTATGCTGCCCGTTTCACTTGGTCTTTTTCACCAACGGCTGTTAACATGATGACGGGTGTCATTTTTAACATGTCCTTTCCTTTTTCGAGAAAACTGATTCCATCCAAATAGGGCATATTCACATCACTGATGATCAAATCATAACTATTGTTTCGGATTTTGGTAAGACCTGACATTCCATCTACAACATGAGTCACATCAAAGTTATATCTCTCTAAAGTATGTAATAATAATTTTGCACTACTTTCATCATCTTCTAAGAGTAAAATTTTATAAACTTTGGGGCGATTCATTTGATTCGTTTTCCTTTATTGGTTTGGAATGGCGTTTAAATTCGCATACTTCATAAACCATTTTGGTTGTAAGGCTCTTTGGTATAAGTAAGCATCAACTAAAACTAGGTTTACGACAGCTTCGACAATCGGAACTGCCCTTGGCAACACACATGGATCATGACGACCTTTTGCCTTAAGAATAGTTTCTTTATTTTGGTCGTTCACAGTTTTTTGTTCTTTTTTGATTGTAGAAGTTGGTTTAAAAGCAGCACGAATGACAAGATCCATTCCGTTCGAAATTCCACCTTGGATTCCACCAGAACGATTGGTTCTTGTTTTGACTTTACCTGTTCCTTCTTCGATGTAAAATTCATCATTGTGCGTACTTCCTGTTTGGCGAGTACCCGAGAATCCAGATCCAACTTCAAAACCTTTACAAGCCGAAATGGATAAAATGGCTTTGGCCAAATCAGCATCTAACTTATCATAAACGGGATCTCCAAGTCCTGGAGGTAAATTACGAACCACAACTTTCACAACTCCCCCAACGGAATCTCCTTCATCACGGAGTTTACGGATGAGAGTTTCCATTTCATCATTGGCAGAAGGTTTTGGACAACGTGTCGGAAACTGGTCAACGATGTCCCGTGAGATTGGGTATTCATCTTCTGTAATTAAGGAATCAATGGGACCAATCGAATCCACAAATCCAACAGTTGAGATGCCCAATTCGTTTTCTAAAATCACTCGGGCAAGACCCGCAGCTGCAACGCGACCGATGGTTTCGCGAACGGAGGAACGACCACCACCTACATGGGCTCGGTGGCCATATTTTTCAGAATAAGTATAATCAGCGTGAGACGGGCGAAACACATGTGCCATCTCATCATAATCACTGCCAATGGTATTTTGGTTATTTACCTTCATGAGTATCGGGCTTCCAGTGGTTTTGCCTTCAAAAACTCCAGACTCAACTACCATTCGATCTTTTTCATCCCTCGGAGTTGTCAGATCATTTTGACCTGGTCTTCGGCGTGTTAAATCTTTTTGGATTTCTTCTTCTGGAAATGGAAGTCCCGCTGGCACTCCATCCACAACAACTCCTACGGATGTTCCGTGAGATTCTCCATAGGTAGATACTCGGAAAATTTTTCCCCAACTTGATGGCATATACGGACAATGAAAATGGAGATTGCATTCTCTCCAATAAAGTTTTTCATGAACTTGGAATGCATTTACTCTTTGAAGGACCCAAATATAAGGCAATCACCCTTAGCATTGGGGTGCATGTATTCATTCTTTTGTCTTATTTGGCAATGGAATACCGAAGTGACATAGATTCTACTCACATCAAACTCAAGGAAGGCGGAAATTTTTCCTCTTTCCAACTTCATTTTTCAACTGGATTGGGAGAAAGTAAGGAATCTATTTCGCCAAAACAATCTCAGAATGATGGGACCAAAACCACAGAAGATGAAATCTCTGAATTCCAAAATTGTCTCAGTTACCCCAGTTTGGCATTGGAACAAAAACTAGAAGATCATTGTGTCTACCGACTTTCTGTGAAAGAAGACGGCAGTTTGGAAAAAATTGCAGTGGTCACAGCATGTAGGTATGCGGTTTTTGATCAACAGGTGCGTCGCCAACTTTCCGATTGGAAGTTCCAATACACCAAAGGCAAAGAATTTGTTTTACCCATTAGGTTCCGTTTAGATGTCAGAGACTAATCCACAATCGGAAGAAAGTGCATGGTATATTGTTTATACCAAACCACGTGCAGAAAAAAAACTCAGTGAACTTCTGAACAAATACAAAATCGAAAACTACTTACCAATACGGAAAGAACGGAAAAAATGGACAGATCGATTCAAATGGATCCAAGTACCAATATTACCTTCTTATATTTTTGTAAAGATTGTGTATTGGAGAGATAAAAATAAGGTCCTACAGCTACCTGGATCAGTTCAGTTTGTATTTCATAAAGGGCAACCAGCCATTGTGGAACAAAATGATTTGGACGTTTTGGAACAAGGCCTTAAAGATTATGCGGAATCTTTGAAAATGAACAGAGAACTATTATTTCAAAAAGGCAAAATGGTGAAAGTGATCGATGGTTCTTTTGCTGGTAAAACCATGGAAATTCTAAAAGTAAAAAACAAAACTCTTGTTGTTTTAAGAATTCCTGGTGTGGAAACCATTTTCTCTTATGAGATCAATATGGATCACTTAGCTTGGGAGGAATTACTTGTATGACAAATAAAGATACTTTAAATATCGTAAAACAAGCACTTGATGATGAAATTTCATCTCTCGTTCACTTCCGTGAACAACTAGACCCATCAGTGAAAGACTGTATCGATCTGATTCTAAAATCAAAAGGAAAAGTAATCGTGACGGGCGTTGGTAAGTCTGGTGATATTGCCAAAAAAATCTCACACACACTTTCTTCGACTGGTACTTCAGCATATTTTTTACACCCAACAGATGCATCACATGGAGATTCTGGAATTGTTGGACCCGACGATGTAGTTCTCGCCATTGGAAAAAGTGGTGAATCTGAAGAACTGAATTATATCCTACCAACCCTCCGCAAAATCGGAGCAAAAATAGTAGGTATCACTGCAAATGCCAAATCTAAGTTAGCCGAATTATCGGACGCTGTCATTATCACACCAGTTTTAAAAGAAGCTTGTCCCTTAGATCTTGCTCCTACTTCCAGTACAACCATAGCCCTAGTACTCGGAGATGCGATTGCAGTTGCTTTAATGGAACTAAAAGAATTTAAAGCAGACGATTTTGCATTGTACCATCCTGCTGGCCGATTAGGTAAACGATTGTCCTTATATCTAACTGACGTGATGCGAAAAGGAGACAGAAACGCTTCTATTCCCATTGATGCAAACCTAGAAACTATTTTAAAAGAAATTACAGAAAAAGGAATTGGTGCTACTGGAGTTGTGGATTCGAATTCAAAACTTGTAGGACTCATTACCGATTATGACATTCGTAAATATCTCACAAAACATACATTATCGCCTGATGTAACCGCAAAAGAAATGATGAACCCAAATCCAAATAGTTTTCGACCAAATGAAAAAGCATATGATGTTTTAATCAAAATGGAAGGACGTGAAAGGCCAATTTCTGTTGCTCCTGTTGTGGATGAAAATGGGATTTTTGTTGGGATGATTTCTCTCCACGATTTATTACAAAAAGGATTATAAACTTTATGCCAGATTCTTATAAAATCATAGCCTCAGTCGGTGAGGATGAATTACGCCACCTTCAAAAAAAAGATGTAAAAGATGTAGATGTCATCGAAGTTCGATTGGATTTATTCTCTAGAAATTACATCCAAAAAGAAATGAAAAAGAAAATCAAAGCACTTGGTTTACCAGTGCTTTTTACATATAGAAGAGCCGAAGACAGTAGTGTTCGATCCTATGTGAAATTATTCCCAGAAGATGTGGAAGGTATCATTAAAGATTTTAATGACAATGCCAATTATTTGGATATCGAACTGAATAGAGAAGATACAATTTTTCGAAATTATGAAACCTTAAACTATCGAATCATTTATTCTTATCATTCTTTTAAAAAATCAATTTTAGCAAATGAAATGAACCAATTCATTGCGAAATCAAAACCGGTCAAAAAAAAGAATCCCATTTATAAGTTTGCAATCACACCAGAGAACATCGAAGAAACAGCAGACTTTTTAAATGATATCAAACTTTTATCAAAAACTCAAACAATGATCGGAATTTGTATGGGTGAACTTGGAATTATATCAAGAGTATTTGGTGATAAGTTTAATTCATCTTTCACCTATATGACATTAGGTGAACCAAAGGCACCTGGTCAAATTTCAGTCGATACTTTTAAAAAACTACGTGCGGACCTTTTCAAAAGCCCACATTCAGCAAAGGAAGAATAATGGTTCTTCCTATTCGTTATTAATTTGATCCTGGAGTAGAAAGATTCGTTCCTGATACCTTTCCACCTTTTGTATTGATAAATTCACGGAACGATTGTTCCTTCCAAATTTCTTTGAAATCTTTTTCTAAATTTGCAGATGTCCAATATTCAGGTTTTAAATCCGCTGCCAGCTGAAACTGTTCTTTCGTTTTGGTGATGTCATTTTTCTTCGCAAAACAACGTGCCAAGAGATAGTGTGCTGCAGAAGAACCATTTGTTTTTTGCAGGTAAGGAATTGCTAAATCAACTTTCCCACCGTAAAAATAATTCCTTCCTCTATAAAAAATGTATTCCCTTCCATTGGAAATAGTTTGGTCTTTTTCCAAAACGGCAAAATAACTTTCGGCTGTATCAAAAGCATTGTTTTCCGTATATTTTCGCGCTAATTTTAAAAACCCTACTTGAAATTTTTCAGGTGTTTGCGATAAATCTGGAAATTTCATTTTAATGAATTCAGAATATTTTGCGAAACTAGTTTCAAATTTTTTAGTTTTATTACCAGCTTCAAACATACAAACAAAACGAAACATATGGGATTCAATTTGATTGGGATTAAAGGAAAGTGCTTTATCGGATGATTGGATACATTTTTCCCAATCAGATTTTTGTTCGTATAACCTTGCAAGTGCAAGTAGTGGAGTGTCTTTTTGTAATTGTCTGAAAGCTTCCTGAAAGGATAATTCTGCTTTTTCAATTTCTGCTAATTTTTGATAAGCTATCCCTTCATTTAGAAATACATAATATAAAAACACATTTGTATCTTTTGAGAATGGATTTTTTTTTGCTTTTTCAAAGGAATCAATGGCTGATTTAGGATCATCCAATCTTAACTTAATGATACCCATTTTGTAATGGTATCTCGAACGTGTTGGATTTTTTTCGATTAATATGTTTAGATTCGATTCTGCTTTATCATATTTTTTTTCTTCAAATAACGCTAAAACATAATCCCAACGAACATCTTCTAAATGAGGTTGGTTTGCTAAAATTTGTTCGTAAGATTCACTAGGTTTAGTAGTTTCTTTATCCTCAATACTTTCATCAGGTTTTTTTACTTGGTCTTTTTTATTCTCAGTATTCTTGGTTTCTGGATGTTTGGGTTCAATTTTTGTATGTTGTGTATATGTATGTGTTGTGGAAGAAGGATTTCCTTTATTTCCTACAGCACGGTTATAAATTTTTTGAACTTCTTCATTTTTAGGATCATACTTTAAGTAACGTGATGCATACGTGGCTGATAAATTCCAATCTTGGTGGTAATTAAAAAACAAAGCTAATTTTAGAAGTACTGTTTTTCTTTGGTCTTTGTCCAAATCCAAATCAGCAGCTCTTCGAAAATTTTGAATGGATTTCGGATAATCTTTTTTGTATTCATAGATATATCCTAAGTACATATAAGCTTCACCGTCTTGCGGGTGTGAGTCGGCATGTTTGGTAAATTTTTTAATGGCTTCGCCATAAGCTTTTTTTGAAAAAGCCTTTTTACCTTCTTTCATAGCATCGCTGTCTATAGGAAAGACTGTAGTTTGAAAGATGAGAAAACTGAGAACTAAGGAAAGATATTTCCGCACGGATTCCAAACTAGTTGGAACCCATGGGAATGAAAGGGATTTTTGGAAAAAAGTTAGATCTTCGTTCTTTCTTCTTTTTGCGACGCTAAGTTACGCGAAGCTCTGAGAACGATACTCATGGTCGTTATTTGTGGGTTCACCGAAAGTCCTGTAGGGTAAACTGAGGCATCCATGACAAATATGTTTTTATGACCATAAATTTCCAAATTTAAATCAACTGCTCCCTTCTCTGGGTCGTTTGCAGACTGAATGGATCCATGTGGGTGTGCAGATCCAACTGTCAAATCACCTGGTTTTGTGCTCTCTTTTAGAATCCAATCAAAGTTATCGTTTCCAGTCACTTTGTATGGTTCTGTAAAACGTGTGAAAGGAAAAATCAGTTCTTTAGCTCCAGCAGCCACAGTCACTTCCGCTAATGCTTTTAATCCTTTTAACATATTCAATCCATCAGTTGGAGTGAGTTCAAAGTAGACTTTTCTTCTTCCTAAACTGTACTTCACACTTGCATTGGCTTCGCCATCCGCACCATCACGAACTAAAACAATACCAGCATTGTACTTTGTATAATCTTTCATGACATCAAACTGTTGTTTGCCGTAAAAAGGAACCAAAGAAGAAGCAAGCGTTGGTCTGTAAGGAGCCGCTTCTAACCAGTAACCATAACCAGTTCCATTTTGGTTATGACCATCCTTAATCACAACGGATTGTGGTGGGCCTTGGAACATTTTGATTTCGGAATCAAATTTGCCGAAGATCGTAGACGTTGGGTGGACTTTTAAATTCCTTCCTACCCATCCATTGCCAATTCCGCTCCTTTGTAATAGAGCAGGTCCTTCAATCGCACCCGCACTCACTATGACAACAGGTGCTTTGATTTCCATGGTTTCAATGATTTCAGTTGGTGCTTTTTCATATGCATCGGGTGTAAATTCGGCAACCACTGTTTTGATTTTTCCATCCCGAATTTTAACAGCACGCATATTGGAAACAACAGTAGCTCCGGCTTCTATCGCATCAGGTATCCAAGTGAGAAACGTAGATTGTTTAGCATTGATTGGGCAACCAAGTCCACACCTACCAAGACCAATACATCCACGATTATTATTTCTTAAAACTTGTGGAGTTAATCCAATTTTTTTGCCACCAACGCGTAATACATTATTGTTTGCATTGATCAAGTTATCTGGTACTTCGTGTACACCTAATCTTTCATGTACTTCTGAAACATAAGGATCCATCTCTTCTCTCGAATACCCTTGCCACCCAAATCGTTCGTTCCATTCATTGGTAACATAATCAGGAGGGTAAAGAGATGTTTGCCAGTTTACGGTTGTTGAACCACCAATAGACTTACCTTGTAGAATTGATAACGTCTGTTCTTCGGTTACAATAAATCCAGCATCTCGGTAGAGTCTTGCTTGTGATACAAATTCGTCAGAACTAAATTGAGCGGGAGTGAAGTAACTACCTTCTTCAATCAGGATAACCTTCCATCCATTTTTTGCAAGTTCTCTTGCGGCAACTGCTCCGCCTGCCCCGGATCCAATGATGACTACATCCGCAGTTAGTTCCCATTTCCCATTTTGGATTTGGTGGGTTTTGATTGTTTCTGCGTGTTTTTTTGGAGTGATGATTTTTTCGTTATGAATTGAGATTCCCATGTATCGTCCGCCTTATTGGATGTAACCGACAAATTTTTGGTATTCTTTGTCAGAACTGAGAAGGAAAAATGAAATTTGTCTGAGGATGGCGTAAACACCACGTTTGATTCCAAGTGAAGAATGTTTCCATTCAAGCAACCGTTTGATACGTTCTTCAGGTGGTAGTTTGACAATCGGTGTAAAAGAAAAATCAAGTGCCATTGCTGCTAAAATAGAAGATGGAACACTAGCTAACAGCTGTATAACGCTTTCAGTTTCTATTGGATATGGATGTCCATATACATAATTATCTAACGCAAGTCCTAAATCAAAATTTGGAATGGGGTTGTCTTGTAAGAAGACTTCTTGCAAACTGCGAAAACTGTGGTATTGTTCTGGTGAAATTCCCCTAAGGGTGGGAGTGTTCACTCCTGGACCACAATTCACACCCTGTATGGAAACAGCGGTTAAGGCAAAACATTTGAGAGAAAATTTTAAGAAACGATTTCGTGAAAGTAGGAATGGTGTATGTGGCTCCAAATCTCATTTCCTTCTGTTAGATTTGAACCCATTGTGTCAGAATCTTGTAAAAATATCACTCATTTTCCTTATTTCGACAGGATGCAGTCGTTTTTTTGTAAGGACACCAAATTTCACAACCATCCAAATTCCTAATTTAATTCCTTTCTCTGAAGCAGAAGGGATCAAAAAAGACCAGTGGCAAAAATTAGCGAAACCTCGAGACCAAAACTTAATTTCAGCAATCATCTTGCACAATTCAGGCAAACGAAAGTTCTCTGATTTCTTTCGATTGTCAGTTGAGAATCAATTTTTATTCCATTTGTACATTGATTCCAATGGAACCATATATGGAGATCCGATGTTTTTAACTCGGGAATGGACTGCTTC
Encoded proteins:
- a CDS encoding NuoI/complex I 23 kDa subunit family protein; this encodes MGTVNVVNVAKKHQFSWYEKFYFWSIGKGLWITLKHFVKVALFNKQVTIEYPDKKRQYSTRFRGMHSMKRDEQGRERCTACFCCMWICPANAIHIEAAEVTSERQHLHPEDKYAKKFEINLLRCIFCGLCEEACPKGAIYLDGTGEMAADNREDLFLTKERMMEKTGGPILGQRN
- a CDS encoding 2Fe-2S iron-sulfur cluster-binding protein gives rise to the protein MVKIKIDGVEYEVDEKKNLIDATKEVGVEIPYFCYHPALSIVGMCRMCLIEIEGVPRLQAACNTPVKEGMGIITKSDRVKEARAGTMEFLLANHPLDCPVCDKAGECRLQDNAFGSGSGHSRFEFEKRNIPQEEIGTNLIINHNRCIVCYRCVRFEEEKVGESNLGLFERGNHSIIGLAKSEPIDHNYQGALADICPVGALLNNKTLFKSRVWWYKSHKSVCHGCSTGCNVTTNVRDNKMYRYMVRENFEQGMFFLCDKGRFDLDWMNENRLFSYLENGKNSTSQVVVSKIIDRLKEAKSIAVLGGAHESNETLATLKQNLNSLSQALGGKSIQWETRVTDAQNKETEQVDFLLTKDNHPNTKGAIDLGLTTPSGITGIVSAVKQGSVDLVILIKESIPEGIDPNKVICFDTNLTEAAKNASLAAPIQIFCEREGSFTNKNGLKQNFEKSMNPIQGLLTSAGVVEQILNTMTKKMEVSVGNR
- a CDS encoding response regulator codes for the protein MNRPKVYKILLLEDDESSAKLLLHTLERYNFDVTHVVDGMSGLTKIRNNSYDLIISDVNMPYLDGISFLEKGKDMLKMTPVIMLTAVGEKDQVKRAAYSHVTAYLLKPIANQALLEKIAQVLQLKPENIIDKKEFPLQINVMELSISQMQLDIKGCPGKKSTDEIYDRFMLTLAGRGSFTNLRINLDNAFFYEVRALQILDDLIGKILKQTNIRASSLFVDSEFFSNHVVDLQPYAYLSEVNIISK
- the aroC gene encoding chorismate synthase, which produces MPSSWGKIFRVSTYGESHGTSVGVVVDGVPAGLPFPEEEIQKDLTRRRPGQNDLTTPRDEKDRMVVESGVFEGKTTGSPILMKVNNQNTIGSDYDEMAHVFRPSHADYTYSEKYGHRAHVGGGRSSVRETIGRVAAAGLARVILENELGISTVGFVDSIGPIDSLITEDEYPISRDIVDQFPTRCPKPSANDEMETLIRKLRDEGDSVGGVVKVVVRNLPPGLGDPVYDKLDADLAKAILSISACKGFEVGSGFSGTRQTGSTHNDEFYIEEGTGKVKTRTNRSGGIQGGISNGMDLVIRAAFKPTSTIKKEQKTVNDQNKETILKAKGRHDPCVLPRAVPIVEAVVNLVLVDAYLYQRALQPKWFMKYANLNAIPNQ
- a CDS encoding LIC_10042 family TonB-like protein yields the protein MAYTDNENGDCILSNKVFHELGMHLLFEGPKYKAITLSIGVHVFILLSYLAMEYRSDIDSTHIKLKEGGNFSSFQLHFSTGLGESKESISPKQSQNDGTKTTEDEISEFQNCLSYPSLALEQKLEDHCVYRLSVKEDGSLEKIAVVTACRYAVFDQQVRRQLSDWKFQYTKGKEFVLPIRFRLDVRD
- a CDS encoding UpxY family transcription antiterminator, with product MSETNPQSEESAWYIVYTKPRAEKKLSELLNKYKIENYLPIRKERKKWTDRFKWIQVPILPSYIFVKIVYWRDKNKVLQLPGSVQFVFHKGQPAIVEQNDLDVLEQGLKDYAESLKMNRELLFQKGKMVKVIDGSFAGKTMEILKVKNKTLVVLRIPGVETIFSYEINMDHLAWEELLV
- a CDS encoding KpsF/GutQ family sugar-phosphate isomerase; amino-acid sequence: MTNKDTLNIVKQALDDEISSLVHFREQLDPSVKDCIDLILKSKGKVIVTGVGKSGDIAKKISHTLSSTGTSAYFLHPTDASHGDSGIVGPDDVVLAIGKSGESEELNYILPTLRKIGAKIVGITANAKSKLAELSDAVIITPVLKEACPLDLAPTSSTTIALVLGDAIAVALMELKEFKADDFALYHPAGRLGKRLSLYLTDVMRKGDRNASIPIDANLETILKEITEKGIGATGVVDSNSKLVGLITDYDIRKYLTKHTLSPDVTAKEMMNPNPNSFRPNEKAYDVLIKMEGRERPISVAPVVDENGIFVGMISLHDLLQKGL
- a CDS encoding type I 3-dehydroquinate dehydratase, giving the protein MPDSYKIIASVGEDELRHLQKKDVKDVDVIEVRLDLFSRNYIQKEMKKKIKALGLPVLFTYRRAEDSSVRSYVKLFPEDVEGIIKDFNDNANYLDIELNREDTIFRNYETLNYRIIYSYHSFKKSILANEMNQFIAKSKPVKKKNPIYKFAITPENIEETADFLNDIKLLSKTQTMIGICMGELGIISRVFGDKFNSSFTYMTLGEPKAPGQISVDTFKKLRADLFKSPHSAKEE
- a CDS encoding tetratricopeptide repeat protein, with translation MESVRKYLSLVLSFLIFQTTVFPIDSDAMKEGKKAFSKKAYGEAIKKFTKHADSHPQDGEAYMYLGYIYEYKKDYPKSIQNFRRAADLDLDKDQRKTVLLKLALFFNYHQDWNLSATYASRYLKYDPKNEEVQKIYNRAVGNKGNPSSTTHTYTQHTKIEPKHPETKNTENKKDQVKKPDESIEDKETTKPSESYEQILANQPHLEDVRWDYVLALFEEKKYDKAESNLNILIEKNPTRSRYHYKMGIIKLRLDDPKSAIDSFEKAKKNPFSKDTNVFLYYVFLNEGIAYQKLAEIEKAELSFQEAFRQLQKDTPLLALARLYEQKSDWEKCIQSSDKALSFNPNQIESHMFRFVCMFEAGNKTKKFETSFAKYSEFIKMKFPDLSQTPEKFQVGFLKLARKYTENNAFDTAESYFAVLEKDQTISNGREYIFYRGRNYFYGGKVDLAIPYLQKTNGSSAAHYLLARCFAKKNDITKTKEQFQLAADLKPEYWTSANLEKDFKEIWKEQSFREFINTKGGKVSGTNLSTPGSN
- a CDS encoding GMC family oxidoreductase N-terminal domain-containing protein; translated protein: MGISIHNEKIITPKKHAETIKTHQIQNGKWELTADVVIIGSGAGGAVAARELAKNGWKVILIEEGSYFTPAQFSSDEFVSQARLYRDAGFIVTEEQTLSILQGKSIGGSTTVNWQTSLYPPDYVTNEWNERFGWQGYSREEMDPYVSEVHERLGVHEVPDNLINANNNVLRVGGKKIGLTPQVLRNNNRGCIGLGRCGLGCPINAKQSTFLTWIPDAIEAGATVVSNMRAVKIRDGKIKTVVAEFTPDAYEKAPTEIIETMEIKAPVVIVSAGAIEGPALLQRSGIGNGWVGRNLKVHPTSTIFGKFDSEIKMFQGPPQSVVIKDGHNQNGTGYGYWLEAAPYRPTLASSLVPFYGKQQFDVMKDYTKYNAGIVLVRDGADGEANASVKYSLGRRKVYFELTPTDGLNMLKGLKALAEVTVAAGAKELIFPFTRFTEPYKVTGNDNFDWILKESTKPGDLTVGSAHPHGSIQSANDPEKGAVDLNLEIYGHKNIFVMDASVYPTGLSVNPQITTMSIVLRASRNLASQKEERTKI